A single region of the Gossypium arboreum isolate Shixiya-1 chromosome 12, ASM2569848v2, whole genome shotgun sequence genome encodes:
- the LOC108477729 gene encoding peroxidase 20, with protein sequence MEIIRASFILVVFVLNMVRITLSVENEVLYLDYYKETCPLAEEIVSRNVEIAVLKDPRMAASLLRLHFHDCFVMGCDASILLDNHGDIISEKQAGPNLNSVRGFKVIDEIKYILEEACPLTVSCADILAIAARDAVALRGGPRWKVWLGRRDSMKASLDGANQFIPAPNSSLETLISNFNEQGLDIEDLVALSGGHTLGKARCVSFRQRVYDIEEKRDKYKRYRTFRRILRSICPDSGRDDAIAPLDFSTPAKFDNHYYINILEGNGLLGSDNVLVTEDHEGEIIKLVWAFAANEELFFSSFAKSIVKMGNINVLTGLEGEIRKNCRFVNPYALARK encoded by the exons ATGGAGATTATTAGAGCATCCTTCATATTAGTGGTTTTTGTTTTAAATATGGTTAGAATTACATTAAGTGTTGAAAATGAAGTTCTGTATCTTGATTACTACAAAGAAACATGTCCCTTGGCAGAAGAGATTGTTAGCAGAAATGTTGAGATTGCAGTGCTCAAAGATCCTCGAATGGCAGCCTCGCTCCTTCGCTTGCATTTTCATGATTGCTTTGTTATG GGATGTGATGCATCAATTCTTTTGGACAACCATGGAGACATCATTAGTGAAAAGCAAGCAGGGCCTAACCTCAATTCTGTACGTGGATTCAAAGTCATTGATGAGATTAAGTACATTTTGGAAGAGGCTTGTCCCCTAACTGTCTCCTGTGCTGATATTCTAGCCATTGCTGCTCGCGATGCTGTCGCTTTG AGAGGAGGCCCAAGATGGAAGGTTTGGTTAGGGAGGAGAGACTCCATGAAAGCAAGCCTTGATGGTGCAAACCAGTTCATCCCTGCCCCAAATTCCTCTCTGGAGACTCTTATTTCCAACTTCAACGAACAAGGTCTCGATATAGAAGATTTGGTTGCTTTGTCAG GTGGCCATACACTTGGGAAGGCAAGATGTGTGAGTTTCAGACAAAGGGTTTATGACATCGAAGAAAAGCGTGACAAGTACAAAAGATACCGGACATTTCGAAGAATCCTACGGTCCATATGCCCGGATTCAGGAAGGGATGATGCGATTGCACCGCTCGATTTTTCAACTCCTGCAAAGTTTGACAATCATTATTACATTAACATACTTGAAGGGAATGGATTATTAGGATCTGATAATGTGTTGGTCACAGAAGACCATGAAGGAGAGATAATAAAGCTGGTTTGGGCTTTCGCAGCTAATGAAGAGCTTTTCTTCAGTTCATTTGCGAAATCAATTGTTAAGATGGGCAATATTAATGTACTCACTGGACTTGAAGGAGAAATTAGAAAGAATTGTAGGTTTGTTAACCCTTATGCCTTAGCAAGAAAATGA
- the LOC108477160 gene encoding type I inositol polyphosphate 5-phosphatase 2-like isoform X2 codes for MKTRRGRRSEAFWPSIVMKKWLNIKPKVYDFSEDEVDTETESEDDVCSIKDSRLDDDEDQTHRTPGKQSDCRSRISDSPSKGYRFRHRRGKSETLRAQYINIKDVRLRICTWNVAGRLPFEDLKIDDWLCTEELADIYIIGFQEVVPLNAGNVFGAEDNRPIPKWEAIIRRTLNKSSEPESKHKCYSAPPSPVLRTSSVADALADEIDATPLGIMCDLETANGYELEEKELKKVSDIGQNLNMKRIYGVDFDTRLDWPEHSLDATPQVVSSHSKLRRVLSSSARIGFTLADNSILCSPHHALLTGRRLKRSHFSSGNLESIVHEEPKLEVVDSFSEISDEFPEEEDDTFLEVPVEQQDNDGAKSRPKYVRIVSKQMVGIYISIWVRKRLRRHINNLEVSPVGIGLMGYMGNKGSVSVSMTLFQSRLCFVCSHLTSGHKVGAEQKRNSDVYEIIRRTHFSSALDTDQPLTIPSHDQIFWFGDLNYRLNLLDAEVRKLVALKRWDKLINYDQLHNELCSGHVFDGWKEGVIDFPPTYKYEMDSDRYVGEIPREGEKRRSPAWCDRILWSGKGIKQLCYQQAEIRFSDHRPISSTFLLEVEVLDHRKLQRVLNVSTAAVHPDIFFDENKDFELLQKNQKQDTK; via the exons atgaaaaCTAGGAGGGGAAGGCGTTCTGAG GCCTTTTGGCCATCCATTGTGATGAAGAAATGGTTGAATATAAAGCCAAAAGTGTATGATTTTAGTGAAGATGAGGTCGACACCGAAACCGAGAGTGAAGATGATG TTTGCTCTATTAAAGACTCGAGATTGGACGATGATGAGGATCAGACCCATAGGACACCAGGAAAGCAATCTGACTGCAGAAGCCGAATTTCAG ATTCACCTAGTAAGGGTTATCGATTCAGACACAGGCGGGGGAAATCAGAAACTCTGCGTGCACAATACATCAATATAAAGGATGTGAG GTTGAGAATATGCACTTGGAATGTTGCTGGACGACTTCCATTCGAGGATCTCAAGATTGATGATTGGCTTTGCACCGAAGAGCTAGCAGATATTTACATTATTGG CTTCCAAGAGGTAGTCCCTTTGAATGCCGGAAATGTATTCGGAGCCGAGGATAACAGACCGATTCCTAAATGGGAGGCAATCATTCGAAGGACTCTGAACAAATCTTCGGAACCTGAAAGCAAGCACAAATGCTATAGTGCCCCACCTTCTCCTGTATTAAGGACTTCCTCGGTCGCAGATGCATTAGCAGATGAAATAGATGCCACGCCGTTGGGAATTATGTGTGATCTGGAGACTGCTAATGGCTATGAATTAGAAGAAAAAGAGTTGAAGAAAGTTTCTGACATTGGACAAAATTTAAATATGAAGAGAATATATGGAGTCGATTTTGACACTAGGTTAGACTGGCCAGAACACTCGTTAGATGCAACCCCACAAGTTGTCTCTTCACATTCGAAATTGCGGAGAGTACTAAGCAGCTCAGCTAGAATTGGCTTTACTCTGGCAGATAACTCCATCCTTTGTAGTCCGCATCATGCGTTGTTAACAGGAAGAAGATTGAAAAGATCACACTTTAGCTCTGGAAACCTAGAGTCAATCGTGCATGAGGAACCAAAGCTAGAGGTTGTTGATTCTTTCTCCGAGATATCTGACGAGTTTCCTGAAGAGGAGGATGATACTTTCTTAGAAGTACCAGTGGAGCAACAAGATAATGATGGGGCAAAGTCACGTCCAAAGTACGTAAGGATAGTTAGCAAACAGATGGTTGGAATATACATATCGATATGGGTACGAAAGAGGCTGAGGAGACATATAAACAATTTGGAAGTCTCTCCCGTTGGAATTGGTCTTATGGGCTACATGGGAAACAAG GGATCCGTTTCTGTTAGCATGACACTTTTTCAGTCCAGGCTGTGCTTTGTGTGTTCTCATCTGACTTCAGGTCATAAGGTCGGAGCTGAGCAAAAACGTAACTCCGATGTGTATGAAATTATACGACGTACCCATTTCTCATCTGCCCTTGATACAGATCAGCCCCTAACAATTCCATCTCATGA TCAGATATTTTGGTTCGGGGATTTGAATTATCGTCTCAATTTGTTGGATGCCGAGGTGCGAAAGCTTGTTGCTTTAAAGCGCTGGGACAAACTAATCAACTATGATCAG CTTCATAATGAACTGTGTAGTGGCCATGTATTTGATGGATGGAAAGAAGGGGTAATAGACTTTCCTCCCACCTATAAGTATGAAATGGACTCAGATAGATATGTTGGTGAGATCCCTAGAGAAGGAGAGAAGAGGAGATCTCCGGCATG GTGTGATCGTATACTCTGGTCAGGAAAAGGCATAAAACAACTTTGTTACCAGCAAGCTGAAATACGATTCTCTGATCATCGACCCATCAGTTCAACGTTTTTACTTGAAGTTGAAGTCTTGGACCATCGGAAGTTGCAAAGGGTTCTCAATGTTAGCACTGCTGCTGTTCATCCTGACATattttttgatgaaaataaaGACTTTGAGCTTTTGCAGAAAAACCAG AAGCAGGATACCAAATAA
- the LOC108477160 gene encoding type I inositol polyphosphate 5-phosphatase 2-like isoform X1 has protein sequence MKTRRGRRSEAFWPSIVMKKWLNIKPKVYDFSEDEVDTETESEDDVCSIKDSRLDDDEDQTHRTPGKQSDCRSRISDSPSKGYRFRHRRGKSETLRAQYINIKDVRLRICTWNVAGRLPFEDLKIDDWLCTEELADIYIIGFQEVVPLNAGNVFGAEDNRPIPKWEAIIRRTLNKSSEPESKHKCYSAPPSPVLRTSSVADALADEIDATPLGIMCDLETANGYELEEKELKKVSDIGQNLNMKRIYGVDFDTRLDWPEHSLDATPQVVSSHSKLRRVLSSSARIGFTLADNSILCSPHHALLTGRRLKRSHFSSGNLESIVHEEPKLEVVDSFSEISDEFPEEEDDTFLEVPVEQQDNDGAKSRPKYVRIVSKQMVGIYISIWVRKRLRRHINNLEVSPVGIGLMGYMGNKGSVSVSMTLFQSRLCFVCSHLTSGHKVGAEQKRNSDVYEIIRRTHFSSALDTDQPLTIPSHDQIFWFGDLNYRLNLLDAEVRKLVALKRWDKLINYDQLHNELCSGHVFDGWKEGVIDFPPTYKYEMDSDRYVGEIPREGEKRRSPAWCDRILWSGKGIKQLCYQQAEIRFSDHRPISSTFLLEVEVLDHRKLQRVLNVSTAAVHPDIFFDENKDFELLQKNQVIKLNN, from the exons atgaaaaCTAGGAGGGGAAGGCGTTCTGAG GCCTTTTGGCCATCCATTGTGATGAAGAAATGGTTGAATATAAAGCCAAAAGTGTATGATTTTAGTGAAGATGAGGTCGACACCGAAACCGAGAGTGAAGATGATG TTTGCTCTATTAAAGACTCGAGATTGGACGATGATGAGGATCAGACCCATAGGACACCAGGAAAGCAATCTGACTGCAGAAGCCGAATTTCAG ATTCACCTAGTAAGGGTTATCGATTCAGACACAGGCGGGGGAAATCAGAAACTCTGCGTGCACAATACATCAATATAAAGGATGTGAG GTTGAGAATATGCACTTGGAATGTTGCTGGACGACTTCCATTCGAGGATCTCAAGATTGATGATTGGCTTTGCACCGAAGAGCTAGCAGATATTTACATTATTGG CTTCCAAGAGGTAGTCCCTTTGAATGCCGGAAATGTATTCGGAGCCGAGGATAACAGACCGATTCCTAAATGGGAGGCAATCATTCGAAGGACTCTGAACAAATCTTCGGAACCTGAAAGCAAGCACAAATGCTATAGTGCCCCACCTTCTCCTGTATTAAGGACTTCCTCGGTCGCAGATGCATTAGCAGATGAAATAGATGCCACGCCGTTGGGAATTATGTGTGATCTGGAGACTGCTAATGGCTATGAATTAGAAGAAAAAGAGTTGAAGAAAGTTTCTGACATTGGACAAAATTTAAATATGAAGAGAATATATGGAGTCGATTTTGACACTAGGTTAGACTGGCCAGAACACTCGTTAGATGCAACCCCACAAGTTGTCTCTTCACATTCGAAATTGCGGAGAGTACTAAGCAGCTCAGCTAGAATTGGCTTTACTCTGGCAGATAACTCCATCCTTTGTAGTCCGCATCATGCGTTGTTAACAGGAAGAAGATTGAAAAGATCACACTTTAGCTCTGGAAACCTAGAGTCAATCGTGCATGAGGAACCAAAGCTAGAGGTTGTTGATTCTTTCTCCGAGATATCTGACGAGTTTCCTGAAGAGGAGGATGATACTTTCTTAGAAGTACCAGTGGAGCAACAAGATAATGATGGGGCAAAGTCACGTCCAAAGTACGTAAGGATAGTTAGCAAACAGATGGTTGGAATATACATATCGATATGGGTACGAAAGAGGCTGAGGAGACATATAAACAATTTGGAAGTCTCTCCCGTTGGAATTGGTCTTATGGGCTACATGGGAAACAAG GGATCCGTTTCTGTTAGCATGACACTTTTTCAGTCCAGGCTGTGCTTTGTGTGTTCTCATCTGACTTCAGGTCATAAGGTCGGAGCTGAGCAAAAACGTAACTCCGATGTGTATGAAATTATACGACGTACCCATTTCTCATCTGCCCTTGATACAGATCAGCCCCTAACAATTCCATCTCATGA TCAGATATTTTGGTTCGGGGATTTGAATTATCGTCTCAATTTGTTGGATGCCGAGGTGCGAAAGCTTGTTGCTTTAAAGCGCTGGGACAAACTAATCAACTATGATCAG CTTCATAATGAACTGTGTAGTGGCCATGTATTTGATGGATGGAAAGAAGGGGTAATAGACTTTCCTCCCACCTATAAGTATGAAATGGACTCAGATAGATATGTTGGTGAGATCCCTAGAGAAGGAGAGAAGAGGAGATCTCCGGCATG GTGTGATCGTATACTCTGGTCAGGAAAAGGCATAAAACAACTTTGTTACCAGCAAGCTGAAATACGATTCTCTGATCATCGACCCATCAGTTCAACGTTTTTACTTGAAGTTGAAGTCTTGGACCATCGGAAGTTGCAAAGGGTTCTCAATGTTAGCACTGCTGCTGTTCATCCTGACATattttttgatgaaaataaaGACTTTGAGCTTTTGCAGAAAAACCAGGTAATAAAACTTAACAATTAA